The following proteins are encoded in a genomic region of Penaeus chinensis breed Huanghai No. 1 chromosome 10, ASM1920278v2, whole genome shotgun sequence:
- the LOC125029723 gene encoding beta-1,3-galactosyltransferase 1-like, with protein MLINVFPNLSRRLRLSRVLPLAFIAVCLGFYLTDGTTRIFSRTSYSTKVPLQCAAYDNKGRDIEGIKELNTTNRTAVLDAESKSEDESWMNDTGKTLVRDSRQFPFKYSLNEPDACAGGVDIINFIFVSPDDRLTRLHIRNKWGNATFFPYTRMKTMYVIASADSEATQKYLQRESDAFHDIIQLDFFDSYENLTLKTLAILHWTKTFCSNAKWVFKSDTDVFVNSFAVAKYLRHNLSDFVCSVCKRCPVCRKGMDCLEKWWVSEQEYANEYYPPYCHGSAYIIRTDTAIKIYERANKTHPLVIEDAYFTGVLTDDMDVTYTDLSRKLFIRTTSRLPRDFVQGSSLMALHIDTFSRRSPKLWRLIVEYNTGLH; from the exons TCAACGTGTTCCCGAACTTGTCTCGAAGGCTGCGGTTATCCCGGGTGTTGCCTCTCGCGTTCATCGCTGTGTGCCTGGGGTTCTACTTGACAGATGGCACAACGAGAATATTTAGCAGAACCAGT TACAGCACAAAAGTTCCGCTGCAGTGTGCGGCTTACGATAATAAAGGAAGAGATATAGAGGGCATTAAGGAGCTAAACACGACCAACAGAACCGCTGTCCTTGATGCAGAGAGTAAATCCGAGGACGAGAGTTGGATGAATGATACTGGAAAGACTCTAGTCCGAGATTCTCGACAGTTTCCCTTCAA GTACTCGCTGAATGAGCCCGACGCGTGTGCTGGAGGCGTCgacatcatcaacttcatcttcGTCTCTCCTGATGACAGACTCACACGGTTGCATATACG AAACAAATGGGGCAACGCAACGTTCTTCCCTTACACCCGCATGAAGACGATGTATGTGATAGCGAGTGCGGATTCGGAGGCAACCCAAAAGTATCTGCAGCGAGAGAGCGACGCTTTTCACGATATAATTCAGCTCGACTTCTTTGACTCCTACGAAAACCTGACGCTCAAGACCCTCGCCATCCTTCACTGGACCAAGACCTTTTGTTCGAATGCTAAGTGGGTCTTCAAGAGCGACACAGACGTCTTCGTGAACTCCTTCGCCGTGGCAAAGTACCTGCGGCATAACTTGTCAGACTTTGTATGCAGCGTGTGCAAACGATGCCCTGTGTGTCGCAAGGGTATGGACTGCCTGGAGAAGTGGTGGGTTTCAGAACAGGAATATGCGAATGAATACTACCCTCCCTATTGCCACGGATCTGCGTACATTATCCGCACAGACACGGCAATTAAGATCTACGAGCGTGCGAACAAGACTCATCCCCTCGTCATAGAAGATGCCTATTTCACTGGTGTTCTCACGGACGATATGGATGTTACCTATACAGATCTAAGCAGGAAATTGTTCATACGAACCACAAGTAGACTACCTCGGGATTTTGTCCAAGGTTCTTCTCTGATGGCCTTGCACATTGACACTTTTTCTAGGCGATCTCCTAAACTGTGGAGACTAATCGTCGAGTATAACACAGGTTTGCACTGA
- the LOC125029823 gene encoding lactosylceramide 1,3-N-acetyl-beta-D-glucosaminyltransferase B-like, whose product MATSPHLRTQRHLLQNWPFAEQTILLINNRTFTIENEGLCEPSKRLLKKYDEILHGRVDIPLRAYDSTPDGLETADLTGEYLHIITVYVALNFSYIIVFTGITSESVMARLFSRFNTTNAVYMALSRLRDSSTAAAVMVLSMMLAVTWVAVAAHLLHQYHFPPPLLRHQSYNKAVQDVLNRLRSEHLQNKSHTRFPFRYTINERGLCHDNVVIINMVPVHPHQTEVRHFIRSTWAKPTLFRMSRMKTVFLMGSTAMANMTREVARESDTFHDIIQLDFEHPADEMSHTTLSMLHWTLTYCPRAKWILRTRANVVVNTLAMSDFLLGSNEDFACLMAEEGVSCRTGHCGGGGGGGGNGDSSDQQSPPPHCAPHAYALSTDIARDLYLFANKTHQHPDENVFFTGTLPLPLQPTYHRLRSEQLQFGKTAIYKEGWSNLPLMTVGNIRGRAA is encoded by the exons ATGGCTACGTCACCGCATCTTCGAACACAGAGGCACCTCCTTCAGAACTGGCCTttcgctgagcaaaccatccttctcatcAATAACAGAACATTCAC CATTGAGAATGAAGGCTTGTGTGAaccttcgaaacgtttgctaaaaaaatatgatgagattcttcacggccgtGTTGATATCCCTCTTCGTGCTTACGATTCGACGCCTGATGG ATTGGAAACAGCTGACTTGACTGGAGAATATTTGCATATTATTACTGTGTATGTCGCCTTAAACTTCAGTTACATTATAGTGTTTACCGGCATCACAAGTGAATCTGTTATGGCTCGATTGTTCTCCAGATTTAACACGACCAATGCAGTCTACATGG CACTCAGTCGGCTGCGAGACTCTTCCACAGCCGCCGCCGTAATGGTGCTGAGCATGATGCTGGCCGTGACGTGGGTGGCGGTCGCGGCGCATCTTCTCCATCAGTACCACTTCCCTCCGCCGCTGCTCAGACACCAAAGCtat AACAAAGCTGTACAAGACGTTCTCAACCGCCTGAGGAGCGAACACCTGCAAAACAAAAGCCACACTCGCTTCCCCTTCAG GTACACAATCAACGAAAGGGGGCTCTGCCATGACAATGTGGTCATCATAAACATGGTCCCAGTCCATCCGCACCAGACTGAGGTTCGTCATTTTATAAG GAGTACCTGGGCCAAACCCACCTTATTCCGTATGTCGCGCATGAAGACGGTTTTCCTGATGGGGAGCACGGCCATGGCCAACATGACACGCGAGGTGGCCCGCGAGAGCGACACCTTCCATGACATCATTCAGCTGGACTTCGAGCACCCGGCCGACGAAATGTCCCACACGACACTCTCCATGCTCCACTGGACGCTCACCTACTGCCCTCGGGCCAAGTGGATCCTAAGAACGAGGGCCAACGTGGTCGTCAACACTCTAGCGATGAGCGACTTCCTCCTAGGCAGCAACGAGGACTTCGCGTGCCTGATGGCCGAGGAAGGCGTCTCGTGTCGCACGGGgcactgcggcggcggcggcggcggcggcgggaacgGCGATTCCTCTGACCAGCAGTCGCCACCGCCTCACTGCGCGCCCCACGCCTACGCTCTCAGCACCGACATCGCCCGTGATTTATATCTCTTTGCAAATAAGACGCACCAACACCCGGACGAAAACGTGTTCTTCACAGGCACACTGCCCCTGCCGCTGCAGCCCACATACCACCGCTTGAGGAGCGAGCAACTCCAATTCGGCAAGACGGCCATCTACAAGGAAGGCTGGAGCAATCTCCCACTGATGACTGTGGGGAACATTCGCGGCCGAGCAGCGTAG